The region CAGAACAGGAACTTATTGAGTTGTTAACAGGTGAAGGCTTGATCCCCACTAGTCTTTTGGAAATTGTTCAAAAGGTTGCCGAACATACTGCGCAAGTCTTAGAAAAAGAAGATTCCTGATAATCTGATCTATATAATATATCTGACTGGTGAATGTTATCTTTAACGTTTACTGGCGGGAAAAACATTTCCCTCTTCATTCACTTCTCCTATCAGCTCAAAATTAGGAAAAAACTTCGGGTCAAAAGTATAAGAGTAGTAATCCCTGAATTTAATCAAGTATGTTGTCCAGCCATATTCTCGCCGTGCATTAGCGGCTGCTTTTATTGCATCTGCCATTTTATACTCCGATGAATTATATCATATCAGTTTATGGAATCTAACAGTTTGAGACTTGTTTTAGGAATTTGGAGAAATGTTCTCTAAATTTTCGTCTTCTGCGTTTCCGGATTCAGAATGATTTGGTTCAGATAAATTGGAATTGGTCGTATTTTGGATGGTTGAGTTGTTACCGGTTGAGATTCCTTTAAACGCTTTTCTTAAAAAAGATTTTTTATTTTTGGATGAAATGCTGGCGATCTGAGTCATGTTATTACTCCTTTTGTGTGTTGTTCTGATATAGATAGTTATTAATGAATATGATAATCAATTTCAAGTAAAAAGTGGTTCTTTTTAACTTTATCATTAAAAAAGGTTCTTCTGAATACCAGAAGAACCTTTTTTAAATTGTAACAGTTTAAAATATTAGCGAATATTTTAAAAGAGCGGGGGTATCCGCTCTAAGATAGCAATATGTCAGAAACTAAACATCTTTTAATTCTTCAATCAAAGCTTGTAGTTCTGAGGATAAGCGAGCTAGATCAGAAACAGCCTCCCGTGACTGGGTCATAGCTCCGGCTGTATCTGCAGCAATACGGTTTACTTCCTCGGTGCCACGACTGATCTGTTCACTTGCGGCAGATTGTTCTTCACTGGCAGTGGCTATAGCACGGACTTGATCAGCCGTTGACTCGACAATACCCACAATATTCTGAAGGCTATGTCCTGCTTTGTCTGCAAGTTCAGTGCTTTGAGATACTATCTTTTCAGCATCGTTCATTTCACTAATGCTTTTGTTCGTTCCGTCTTGAATATTCTTTACAGCTTGTCCAACTTCATGGGTGGCTTGCATTGTTTTTTCAGCGAGTTTGCGAACTTCATCAGCAACGACTGCGAAGCCGCGACCAGCTTCACCTGCGCGGGCAGCTTCGATTGCAGCATTCAGAGCCAGCAGGTTTGTCTGATCGGCAATATCCGTAATGACAGTGATGACCTGACTGATGCCTTCCGCTTGTGATCCTAAATCGTTAAGGCCAGAAACCATGATCTCAGTTGCTTGATTTACTTCATTAATGGAGGAAACAACATCGGCAACAATTTTTCCGCCTTCTTCTGCATTTTCTTTGGCACTCATGGCGCTTTCCGCTGCACGCGAAGCATTTTGAGCAACTTCCAGAACTGATGCATTCATTTGTTCCATAGCGGTTGCAGATTCAGATGTTCTATCTCGCTGAATTTCAGTGCCTCTGCTGGACTCTTCGATCTGTGAAGCCAGCTCTTCGGATGCGGAAGTAACCTGTTCAACAATTCCTTCAAGTTGTCTTGCGGCATGTAACATACCTTCTGCTTTCGCATTGTCGGCATTTTCTTTTGCTTTGCGTGCTTCTTCTAAAGCAACTTCTGCAACTTGTGTATGGTGCTCAGCTTCTTTAGTCTTCTCTTCGGAGGTTGCAATCAGCTCCACAAGGCTTTTTACCATGCTGGATAAGGCTTCGTATAAGGTAAGGAGCTCTCCTCCGAAATTACGGATGTCCGGCTTGGAGTTGAAGTTACCGCTTGCGATATCCTGCGCAAAACCAACCATACTATTGATTGGCTTTGAAACACTACGGGCTATGAGGAATGCTACAATTAATACTAAACAGATACCCACAGCTGATAATATCAGGCTTACTATAAGAAACTTATGAGATTCGGCTTCAATAGTCTGTGTTGGAATGGCGAGGCCGATACTCCAAGGTGTATCTGTTCCTTGAATTATGATCGGAGCAAATAAGAAAAAGTAATCTTTTCCATCAAGGGGAGAGATAATATCTTTAT is a window of Desulfovibrio sp. UCD-KL4C DNA encoding:
- a CDS encoding methyl-accepting chemotaxis protein; amino-acid sequence: MFRNLKIGPKIAIGISVLVILIFVTFTSITVTKTRQMSRNKAMEMADEMAFRYGNQVKNDIEKALDASKAGAAAFIAFSDFGEKFDRTLADNFIKKLTLSDPTFLGIQVVFEPNKFDGRDSYYKGTKKWYGPNGEYGPYFWRENGEMKAEDMIQHNPAQTRDWYKIPRDTLRPILTEPYTSSIVEGAMATVSVPIIKNGSFVGIIGIDFMINSFQEMVDDIHPMGNGLAFLASNKGYCVAHPDKELVGKNITKAFPEDVRTEISSAIANGKTFHKDIISPLDGKDYFFLFAPIIIQGTDTPWSIGLAIPTQTIEAESHKFLIVSLILSAVGICLVLIVAFLIARSVSKPINSMVGFAQDIASGNFNSKPDIRNFGGELLTLYEALSSMVKSLVELIATSEEKTKEAEHHTQVAEVALEEARKAKENADNAKAEGMLHAARQLEGIVEQVTSASEELASQIEESSRGTEIQRDRTSESATAMEQMNASVLEVAQNASRAAESAMSAKENAEEGGKIVADVVSSINEVNQATEIMVSGLNDLGSQAEGISQVITVITDIADQTNLLALNAAIEAARAGEAGRGFAVVADEVRKLAEKTMQATHEVGQAVKNIQDGTNKSISEMNDAEKIVSQSTELADKAGHSLQNIVGIVESTADQVRAIATASEEQSAASEQISRGTEEVNRIAADTAGAMTQSREAVSDLARLSSELQALIEELKDV